The following proteins are encoded in a genomic region of Ooceraea biroi isolate clonal line C1 chromosome 14, Obir_v5.4, whole genome shotgun sequence:
- the LOC105286629 gene encoding organic cation transporter protein isoform X1, with translation MAYDDVILRMGEFGRYQRRIYLLLCLPAISCAFHKLAGVFLGAKMDSRCLLPHEYAENATFRLSQDVLNASYPWDAELDGWSQCLRRDVIIGGVNDTIVGDGTGGGGINRCEQYVYDRSVYKSTTTSEWDLVCDKAWLRATGDALFMVGVMLGSMIFGGLSDKYGRRPIFFLSLVIQLVGGILVAVAPEFISYVIFRLIVGSTTSGVFLVAYVIALEMVGPKKRLVAGVGCQLFFTTGYILTAGFAYFITDWRMLQIAITMPSVAFLLYWWFIPESARWLLTKGRHQEAKDLLQRASLENGVEMPSEALDTLLNNNSGDSTPDSRKPSLFDLFRYPNLRRKSILLFFNWLVNSGTYYGLSWHASNLGGNDYVNFVISGVVEVPAYTFLIFTLNRWGRKIILCGCMMLSGLALLATLFVPTDMPWLIVCLAMIGKLAITSSYGAIYVFTAEQFPTVIRNVGLGASSTFARIGGVIAPYVNHLSEIWMPLPLVIFGFCALLGGLMSLLLPETLNKKLPESIQDGELFGKKPKKKKKKQQLDADQLNEIEIIKPLKPQENGVYEKQNG, from the exons ATGGCGTACGACGATGTTATCCTTCGGATGGGCGAGTTTGGTCGTTACCAACGCAGAATCTATCTTTTACTCTGTCTTCCGGCGATATCGTGCGCTTTTCATAAGCTGGCCGGTGTGTTCCTCGGTGCCAAAATGGACTCGAG GTGCTTACTGCCGCACGAGTACGCGGAGAATGCGACATTCCGCCTGAGCCAAGACGTTTTAAACGCGAGCTACCCGTGGGATGCCGAACTTGACGGATGGTCCCAATGTCTGCGTCGTGATGTGATTATCGGCGGCGTGAACGATACGATCGTTGGGGATGGAACCGGAGGCGGAGGGATCAACCGTTGCGAGCAATATGTGTACGACAGAAGCGTGTACAAGAGTACAACCACTTCCGAG TGGGACTTGGTCTGTGACAAGGCATGGCTGAGAGCGACGGGGGACGCGTTGTTCATGGTAGGAGTCATGCTTGGCTCGATGATATTCGGCGGTTTGTCCGATAAATATGGCCGTAGACCAATTTTCTTCCTGTCTTTAGTCATACAGCTGGTCGGCGGTATACTAGTCGCTGTTGCGCCCGAGTTTATTTCCTACGTAATCTTCAGGCTAATTGTCGGCTCAACCACCAGTGGGGTGTTCTTAGTAGCCTACGTTATAG CTTTGGAGATGGTTGGACCGAAGAAGCGATTAGTAGCCGGAGTTGGCTGCCAATTGTTTTTCACTACTGGATACATACTTACTGCTGGTTTCGCGTATTTCATCACCGACTGGAGAATGCTGCAAATAGCCATCACGATGCCGAGCGTCGCGTTTCTACTTTACTGGTG GTTTATCCCCGAGTCCGCCCGGTGGCTCCTGACGAAAGGTCGCCACCAGGAAGCGAAAGATTTGCTGCAACGTGCTTCTCTGGAGAATGGCGTGGAGATGCCCAGTGAAGCGCTGGACACGCTTCTCAATAACAACAGCGGGGATAGCACTCCCGACTCGAGGAAACCCTCGCTCTTCGATCTCTTCCGTTATCCAAATCTGAGGCGGAAGAGTATTCTCTTGTTCTTCAATTG GCTCGTCAATAGCGGCACGTATTACGGATTGTCTTGGCATGCGTCCAATCTCGGCGGCAACGATTATGTTAATTTCGTAATATCCGGCGTAGTGGAAGTGCCAGCGTACACGTTCCTAATCTTCACTCTGAACCGATGGGGCAGGAAAATCATTCTTTGCGGCTGCATGATGCTGTCCGGATTAGCGTTGCTCGCCACGTTATTTGTCCCAACTG ATATGCCGTGGTTAATCGTCTGCTTGGCAATGATAGGAAAACTTGCCATCACATCCTCGTACGGTGCAATTTATGTGTTCACTGCTGAGCAATTTCCAACTGTCATTCGGAATGTCGGCCTGGGCGCGAGCTCTACCTTTGCTCGAATCGGAGGAGTCATCGCACCATATGTCAATCATCTG TCGGAAATATGGATGCCATTGCCACTTGTCATTTTCGGATTCTGCGCGTTGTTAGGCGGATTAATGTCCCTCCTTCTCCCAGAAACATTGAACAAGAAACTTCCTGAATCGATTCAAGACGGCGAGCTCTTTGGAAA GAAaccaaagaagaagaagaagaaacaacAATTGGATGCCGATCAACTGAACgagatagaaataataaaaccatTGAAGCCGCAGGAGAACGGCGTATACGAGAAACAGAATGGATGA
- the LOC105286628 gene encoding neprilysin yields MWRFIILAFLVVNVTPSIIPHYPVNLMRLFGSNELNNAKRETQEVCQSRQCKRIANTILKSMNKSVNPCDDFYEYACGEFSKHFPLPFGLSNWNLWNILNSRVNAIMQRILNAEIKDSDILAVKIAKKWYKSCTNTDAMDKRGLEPLITTLSDMGGWPMIMEPDEWNEQEYNWQKVDDEYMRLTGENTFHKVKVVPIKDASGTKMGVNIQVPDLPPRASALLPKNSNNIDDDDEDDDDDDDDDDDDDDDDDNDVDDDDNDDDDDDEDDDDDYDDDDDYDDDDDNDDDDDSNDDTGEEDNKNIKRKVNRKHSTSKISHKRNKISRHNKKRKNEIKILTKHDNHKTKRHRVKKQIITKKGGKRIQRSTHHEKFHKRDSKKNHKETKEQKPKTKRILKTDETHTTTKSRVTASTTEETNVEEETLRQYVNYISKVAHALAEERGIAIPQEQLDKDIDDMVQFQIKLTQRIAQVSDDLGEITLNNLQKEYDELNKTVNGQINWIDKITALFHEASVSSVHDNITLFISASDYFDDLAPLLDETSTRTIVNYIHWRFINRVIMATTDEMRKIYNVWDDSKKYRSSVCKKKELINILAYEYIKANFSEETLITASDMLDDIQKEVEYQIKESDWMDDDTKAFVLAKLVHMKKVIGYSDWYRNATIVNHYFRELHVGKSYYENQLNYDRFAKWKELRKIMADPELTIDPTELNGFFMPWKNGLAISAADFQSPFFDYNRPAFVNFGFIGFVMAHEVNHGFDDTGHLYDKSGKSVEWLSAMAKAYEKREECFVNQFNHYPVDKANTTIKNYGNQTISDNIADTMGLQAVFRAYRRRERECGKTDAALPGLEEFTNDQIFFLSFANLWCEAVDPDTVVESAMDDEHSTGRLRIIGSVSNSDDFAKAYNCPVGSPMNPKKKCNIWK; encoded by the exons TGCATTCCTAGTGGTGAATGTTACACCATCGATAATTCCTCACTATCCCGTTAATCTGATGCGGTTGTTCGGCTCAAACGAGTTAAACAATGCCAAAAGAGAAACACAGGAAGTATGCCAAAGCCGGCAGTGCAAAAGAATTG CTAATACGATTCTTAAGAGTATGAATAAATCTGTGAATCCgtgcgatgatttttatgaatatgCGTGtggagaattttcgaaacattttCCCCTTCCATTTGGATTGTCCAATTGGAATTTATGGAATATTCTCAACTCCAGAGTCAACGCTATAATGCAAC GTATTCTAAATGCTGAAATTAAGGACAGCGATATTTTGGCAGTAAAGATCGCAAAAAAATGGTACAAGTCTTGCACCAATACGG ATGCGATGGATAAACGAGGGCTCGAACCCTTGATTACCACTTTATCGGATATGGGCGGCTGGCCGATGATAATGGAACCAGATGAATGGAATGAACAAGAATACAATTGGCAAAAAGTGGACGATGAGTATATGCGTTTAACGGGAGAAAATACTTTCCATAAAGTAAAGGTGGTACCAATAAAGGACGCAAGCGGAACTAAAATGGGTGTCAAT ATCCAAGTGCCAGATCTACCTCCACGTGCATCGGCACTGTTGCCTAAAAACTCTAATAATattgatgacgacgacgaggacgatgacgatgacgacgacgacgacgacgacgacgacgacgacgacgacaacgacgtcgacgacgatgataatgacgacgacgacgacgatgaggacgacgacgacgattacgacgacgacgacgattacgacgacgacgacgataatgatgatgatgatgatagcAATGATGATACGGGAGAAGAGGACAATAAGAACatcaaaagaaaagttaacAGAAAACACTCGACCAGCAAAATTAGTcacaagagaaataaaatatcgagacataacaaaaagagaaagaatgaaattaaaatcctTACAAAGCATGATAATCATAAGACGAAAAGACACAGAGTAAAAAAGCAGATAATAACGAAAAAAGGTGGTAAACGCATTCAGCGTTCTACTCATCACGAAAAGTTCCACAAGCGAGACAGCAAGAAAAATCACAAAGAAACAAAGGAACAAAAACCAAAGACAAAGAGAATTTTGAAGACTGATGAAACGCACACTACGACAAAATCGCGAGTTACCGCGAGTACCACTGAAGAAACGAATGTCGAAGAGGAGACATTGCgacaatatgttaattatatttcaaaagtAGCTCATGCTCTAGCTGAGGAAAGAGGTATTGCAATTCCGCAAGAGCAGCTCGACAAAGATATTGATGAtatggtccaatttcaaataaaattaactcaACGA ATTGCTCAAGTGTCTGATGACTTGGGTGAAATAACACTTAATAATCTTCAAAAAGAATACGATGAgttaaataaaactgttaaCGGCCag ATTAATTGGATAGATAAAATCACGGCATTGTTCCATGAGGCCAGCGTATCCAGCGtgcatgataatattactCTATTTATATCAGCATCAGATTACTTTGACGATCTTGCCCCTTTGCTGGACGAAACGTCAACTCGAACTATTG TAAATTATATACACTGGCGATTTATAAACAGAGTAATAATGGCAACTACGGATGAAATGAGGAAAATATACAACGTTTGGGATGACTCTAAAAAGTACAG ATCGTCTGTATGCAAGAAAAAGGAATTGATTAACATTTTAGCATACGAATACATAAAAGCAAATTTCTCTGAGGAAACTCTGATCACT GCATCGGATATGCTAGACGATATACAAAAGGAAGTCGAATACCAAATTAAAGAATCAGATTGGATGGATGATGATACTAAAGCTTTTGTTTTAGCGAAATTGGTGcatatgaaaaaagtaattGGATATTCGGATTGGTATAGAAATGCGACAATAGTGAACCATTATTTTCGAGAA CTGCATGTTGGCAAGTCGTATTATGAAAATCAACTCAACTACGACAGATTCGCTAAATGGAAGGAACTCCGAAAGATAATGGCGGATCCTGA ATTAACGATAGACCCAACTGAACTAAATGGCTTTTTCATGCCTTGGAAGAATGGTTTAG CTATTTCAGCGGCAGATTTCCAGAGCCCATTTTTTGATTACAATCGACCAGC aTTTGTGAATTTTGGTTTTATTGGGTTTGTGATGGCTCATGAAGTAAATCATGGATTCGACGATACAg GACATTTGTACGATAAGAGTGGGAAAAGCGTTGAATGGTTATCCGCAATGGCCAAAGCgtatgaaaaaagagaagagtgtTTTGTGAATCAGTTTAATCATTATCCTGTCGACAAGGCAAATACAACGATAAAA AACTACGGTAATCAAACAATAAGTGACAATATCGCGGATACAATGGGATTACAGGCAGTGTTTCGAGCTTatcgaagaagagaaagggagTGTGGTAAAACGGATGCTGCATTGCCGGGTCTGGAAGAATTTACCAACGAtcaaattttcttcttatctTTTGCCAAT TTATGGTGTGAAGCCGTTGATCCAGATACAGTCGTCGAGTCGGCCATGGATGACGAACACAGTACAGGACGGTTAAGAATAATAGGGTCCGTTTCAAACTCGGACGATTTCGCCAAAGCTTACAATTGTCCAGTGGGTAGTCCGATGAATCCCAAAAAGAAATGCAATATCTGGAAGTGA
- the LOC105286629 gene encoding organic cation transporter protein isoform X2, which translates to MAYDDVILRMGEFGRYQRRIYLLLCLPAISCAFHKLAGVFLGAKMDSRCLLPHEYAENATFRLSQDVLNASYPWDAELDGWSQCLRRDVIIGGVNDTIVGDGTGGGGINRCEQYVYDRSVYKSTTTSEWDLVCDKAWLRATGDALFMVGVMLGSMIFGGLSDKYGRRPIFFLSLVIQLVGGILVAVAPEFISYVIFRLIVGSTTSGVFLVAYVIALEMVGPKKRLVAGVGCQLFFTTGYILTAGFAYFITDWRMLQIAITMPSVAFLLYWWFIPESARWLLTKGRHQEAKDLLQRASLENGVEMPSEALDTLLNNNSGDSTPDSRKPSLFDLFRYPNLRRKSILLFFNWLVNSGTYYGLSWHASNLGGNDYVNFVISGVVEVPAYTFLIFTLNRWGRKIILCGCMMLSGLALLATLFVPTDMPWLIVCLAMIGKLAITSSYGAIYVFTAEQFPTVIRNVGLGASSTFARIGGVIAPYVNHLSEIWMPLPLVIFGFCALLGGLMSLLLPETLNKKLPESIQDGELFGK; encoded by the exons ATGGCGTACGACGATGTTATCCTTCGGATGGGCGAGTTTGGTCGTTACCAACGCAGAATCTATCTTTTACTCTGTCTTCCGGCGATATCGTGCGCTTTTCATAAGCTGGCCGGTGTGTTCCTCGGTGCCAAAATGGACTCGAG GTGCTTACTGCCGCACGAGTACGCGGAGAATGCGACATTCCGCCTGAGCCAAGACGTTTTAAACGCGAGCTACCCGTGGGATGCCGAACTTGACGGATGGTCCCAATGTCTGCGTCGTGATGTGATTATCGGCGGCGTGAACGATACGATCGTTGGGGATGGAACCGGAGGCGGAGGGATCAACCGTTGCGAGCAATATGTGTACGACAGAAGCGTGTACAAGAGTACAACCACTTCCGAG TGGGACTTGGTCTGTGACAAGGCATGGCTGAGAGCGACGGGGGACGCGTTGTTCATGGTAGGAGTCATGCTTGGCTCGATGATATTCGGCGGTTTGTCCGATAAATATGGCCGTAGACCAATTTTCTTCCTGTCTTTAGTCATACAGCTGGTCGGCGGTATACTAGTCGCTGTTGCGCCCGAGTTTATTTCCTACGTAATCTTCAGGCTAATTGTCGGCTCAACCACCAGTGGGGTGTTCTTAGTAGCCTACGTTATAG CTTTGGAGATGGTTGGACCGAAGAAGCGATTAGTAGCCGGAGTTGGCTGCCAATTGTTTTTCACTACTGGATACATACTTACTGCTGGTTTCGCGTATTTCATCACCGACTGGAGAATGCTGCAAATAGCCATCACGATGCCGAGCGTCGCGTTTCTACTTTACTGGTG GTTTATCCCCGAGTCCGCCCGGTGGCTCCTGACGAAAGGTCGCCACCAGGAAGCGAAAGATTTGCTGCAACGTGCTTCTCTGGAGAATGGCGTGGAGATGCCCAGTGAAGCGCTGGACACGCTTCTCAATAACAACAGCGGGGATAGCACTCCCGACTCGAGGAAACCCTCGCTCTTCGATCTCTTCCGTTATCCAAATCTGAGGCGGAAGAGTATTCTCTTGTTCTTCAATTG GCTCGTCAATAGCGGCACGTATTACGGATTGTCTTGGCATGCGTCCAATCTCGGCGGCAACGATTATGTTAATTTCGTAATATCCGGCGTAGTGGAAGTGCCAGCGTACACGTTCCTAATCTTCACTCTGAACCGATGGGGCAGGAAAATCATTCTTTGCGGCTGCATGATGCTGTCCGGATTAGCGTTGCTCGCCACGTTATTTGTCCCAACTG ATATGCCGTGGTTAATCGTCTGCTTGGCAATGATAGGAAAACTTGCCATCACATCCTCGTACGGTGCAATTTATGTGTTCACTGCTGAGCAATTTCCAACTGTCATTCGGAATGTCGGCCTGGGCGCGAGCTCTACCTTTGCTCGAATCGGAGGAGTCATCGCACCATATGTCAATCATCTG TCGGAAATATGGATGCCATTGCCACTTGTCATTTTCGGATTCTGCGCGTTGTTAGGCGGATTAATGTCCCTCCTTCTCCCAGAAACATTGAACAAGAAACTTCCTGAATCGATTCAAGACGGCGAGCTCTTTGGAAAGTAA